Sequence from the Marinibacterium anthonyi genome:
CGTCGTCACGGCGTCGTCGTAATTCTGCTGGCTGGCGACCTTGCGTTCCAGCAGGTCGTTCACCCGTTTCAGTTCCCGTTCGGTCGCGTCAAGCTGGGCTTTCGACTGCGCCAGGCTCGCCTCGGCCGCGGACTTGGCGGCGGCGTAGACCGCATCGTCGATGTGGAACATCGGGTCGCCCTTGCTGATCGCCTGGCCTTCCTCGAAAAGCTTGTCGGTCACGATCCCGTTCACCTGCGGCCGCACTTCGGCCACCAGCGACGCGGTGACCCGGCCCGGCAGGTCGGCTGTCAGGACGACATCCTGCGGCTGCAGGGTGACCACGGTGACCGGGGTGGGCGGGCGCTGGCCGGCGTCCTGGGCGAACCCCGGCGCCGAAAGGGCCATGAGGGACAACGCGGCTGACAGAAAAGTTGCAATCCGCTGGGGCGACTTTCGCATGATTGCTCTCCTGAGATTAGTCGTGGGGAGGGCAACGCAGCCCCCGTCGTGTTATGTGTACTCCCCGGACTTGTAAATGCGAGACATGCCCAAAGGCCGCAATGGCAAAAAAACTTTTCAAAAGGCAGGCTGATGCCTGCGCAGGGCGTTTTGCAACCCACCGGGTAGGTAGAGCTTGTTTTTTGGTCACTGAACTCCCGGAACGGCGTTCCCGCGACGCGATCCGGGATTGGCGCCGCGACGGTTTTGCACGTACGGCGGTACATTGCGGAATTTCTGGATGAAAGCGCCGCGGCCGCGTATAATCGGCACATGAACGCCACCGATATCGATCTTCTGGATGCCATTCCCCGGCTTCCCGCCTGGATTTCCGCGCAAGGGGTGCAAACCCCTGAAGATGCGGCTTTCCTTTCGGGCGCGGCGCTGTCGGCCCTGCACCTGACACTGGGCCGTCCCGAAATCCCGCAGGCCCTGCTGCGCGCCCGCCTGGCGCTGCGCGCCGCCGAAGTGTCAATCGCCCTGATCGGCCGCCCCGAAGCCGCGCCAGCCCTCAGGGACGAGGTTCACCTGTCCCGCCCCGGCGATCAGCTTGGGCCCGGGGGCACCGTGTTCCGCCAATGGCACCAGGCCACCGCCCAGCCCATCGGGCGCGGCCTGGTCCAGTTGCTGCCCGAACCGTTGCAGGGCGAATTGCCGACCAAAGGCCAAGCGGACCGGTGCTCGCCGGTGACCCTGGCGGCCGAAACGCTGGACCGCGCAATCGGGCTTTGCCCGCGCGAGGAAGTGGCGGCCCTGATCCTTGCCGACGCGGCGCTGGCGCGCAGCCTGGGCTGGGACCATGTGCTGCCGCTGCTGTCGACGACGATGACGTCGCGCGTTCTCAGGCGCGGCGGCGCGGAGTTGCGCGACAGCTGTCATCGGCTTGTAATCACAGCCGCCGGCGACATCATCGACCTGGCCCGCGACCTGTCGCGCCGGGCGGCGCGTCTGGCCGCCATCACGCCCAAGCTGCGGTCGAAAGGGGCGGGGGCGGCGGTGGACCTGTTCCTGACGCGGGACGCGCTGTCGCCGTCCGTCGCGCTGACCGGGATCATGAGCGACCGCGCGGCGCGGCGGATCTGTGACCGGCTGGTCGACCTGGGCGCGGTGCGGGAAATGACCGGGCGTCCGTCGTTCCGGCTTTACGGGCTGTGACCATGGCGACACCGGACCCGATCGACCGGGAGCTTGACGACCTGGCCCCCGACCAGCGCTGGCGCGAATGGATGCGCCGGATCGAGGCGGTGCTGTTTTCCAGCGCCACGCCGGTGGAACGGGCCGAACTGACGCGGGTCGTGGGGCAGGGGGTTTCCGTCGACCTGCTGATCGACGACCTGAACGCGGATCTTTCGACGCGCCCCTATGAACTGGCCCGGGTGGGGGGCGGCTGGATCATGCGGACGCGGCCCGCCTATGGCCCGATCATCCGCGCCGCGGCCCGGGCCGGGGAACAGACGGTCGATCTGTCCGATTTCGACACCGCGGTACTGGCCGCCATCGCCTTTCACCAACCGATCACGCGGGAAGGCCTGCGCGACATCTTCGGCAAGGACATCTCGCGCGATCTGATCGGGCGGCTGCACGACCAGGCTCTGATCGCCTCGGGCCCCCGCGCGCCGCGGCGCGGGGCACCTTATACCTTCGTGACGACCGATCGGTTCCTGTCGGTCTTCGGCATGGAAAGCCTGCGCGACCTGCCCGACCGGGAACAGCTGGAGGACGCGGGGCTGGTCGGCCCCGCATCCGGCTAACCGATCAGACCGACTTGATCGAACCGCCGTCGCAGCGCACCAGGCTGCCGGTGACATAGCTGGCCGGCACCGAGGCGAGAAAGGCCGCGACGGCGGCGAATTCCTCGACCGTACCGTAACGTCCGGCGGGGATGGTCGCGCGCGAGGCCGCGCGGACGTCATCCATCGACTGGCCAGAGCGATTGGACGCCGCCGTGTCCAGTTCGTCCACCCGTTCGGTGTGGATGCGCCCGGGCAGCAGCATGTTCACCGTCACCCCGTCGGCGGCCACGTCGTTGGACATGGATTTCGACCAGCCGACCAGTGCGGAGCGCAGCGTGTTCGACAGGCCAAGGTTCGGGATCGGCTGGATCACGCCGGACGACGCCACCGTGATCACACGGCCCCAACCCTGTGCGCGCATCGGCCCGACCAGCTTCTGGGTCAGCTTGATGACGGTCAGAACCATCGGGTCGAACTGCGCCGCCAGCACATCCATATCCGCGTCGACCATTCGGCCCGGGGGCGGCCCGCCGGTGTTGTTCACCAGGATGTCGACGCCGCCCAGTATGTCCTGCGACGCCGAGACCAGCGCGTCGGCCGCATCCCCGGCGGTCAGGTCCACGGTGACGTAATCCGCCTTGCCCGGGCCCTTGGCCGTGATCTCCTCGGCCGCGGCCTTCAGCTTGTCGGTGCTGCGCCCCGAGATCAGCACATGCGCGCCCTCGCCAGCCAGCGCGGTCGCGATGCCCAGGCCCAGCCCGCGCGACGCGGCCGTCACCAGCGCGCGTTTGCCGCTCAGTCCGAAATCCATGTCTTTGTTCCTTCGTTCTATATTCCTGGCCGGACATCCGTCCGGCCCTGCGTCTCGTGCGCCGGTCTGCCTAGAGCGATGCCAGGAACGCCGCGACCCCGGCTTCGGCGACGTCACGATCCTGCGCCGGCGTGCCCGAACTGATGCCGATGCCACCGACGACGTCGCCGTCCACCACCACGGGCAGGCCGCCACCCACCACCATCAGCCGCCCGCCGATGGCCGAGGCGATGCCATAGGCCGGGGCGCCCGGCTGGCTGGATTCGCCGTATTCGTGGGTCGCCTTCTTGGCGCCCGAGGCCGTGTAGCTCTTGTCGATGGCGATGGTGATGGATGTCACCTTGCCGCCATCCATACGTTCGAAGGCCACCAGGTTGCCGCCTTCGTCGGTGATGGCGATGCACATCGGCACGCCGATCCTGGTGGCCTGCGCACGGGCGCCGGCGATGAGGATCGCCGCATCGGCGGAATCCAGTCTCTTGACGGTGATCACTTGTGTCGGTCCTTTCCCAGTCCGGCGGCGCCGGGGCAGCCGCAACCCGGGGCAGGTTCCGCCAGTCCGGGCGGGAATGTCCAGCCCGGATAGCTGCTTTCGTCAACCTGTAAGTTACATAACTCTCATTATTGGAATGCGCCGATCACGGCGGTGCGCGCTACCCTCAAGTGCGACTCCCATTAGAAAACAGATGGTTATCTAATGGAGAGAGTCTGCCATGGGAGCGGTTTACGCGCAACTGAGCGTCAAGGAACGTGTCCAGATCGAACGCTGGAAGCTGGCAAAGGTCCCTGTTCGGGAGATGGCCCGCGTGCTGCAGCGCTCGAAAGCCACCATCTATCGCGAGATCAAGCGTAACTGGTTCAGCGATGAGTGCCTGCCGGGTTATGACGGCTACTACGGCGCCGCCGCGCATCAGAAAGCCGCCAATCGCCGTGCTCGGCAGCGCAAATTGATCCGGCATCCGCAGCTTCGAAATCAGGTCGTTGAGCGCATCAAGAATGGCTGGACCCCCGAGCAGATCGGCAACCGGTTGATCCACGAAGGCGCGACGCTCCGGGTCTGCCAGGAGACGATCTACCGGTATATCTACTCGCAGGAAGGCATGGCGCAGGAGCTCTGGTGGTACCTGCCCGAGCACCGCAGGGCTCGCCGTCCGCGCCGAGCCCGAAAGCGCCGCGCGCCAAAATTCGACCGTGATGTCAGTATCCTGTTCCGCCCGGACGACGTCGCACACCGCAGGGAATTCGGTCACTGGGAAGGCGATTTGATGCTGTTCAAACAATCGCTTGGCCAGACCAACGTGACCTCTCTGGTCGAACGCGTCAGCCGCTTCACCGTGCTGCTGAAGAACGCGAACAGGCGCACGAAACCGGTCATTACCAAGATCGTGAAGGCGGTGCGGGATCTGCCCGTGACGGGCCGGAGGTCCATCACCTTCGACCGCGGCACGGAGTTCGTGTCATGGCCG
This genomic interval carries:
- the fabG_25 gene encoding 3-oxoacyl-[acyl-carrier-protein] reductase FabG, which gives rise to MDFGLSGKRALVTAASRGLGLGIATALAGEGAHVLISGRSTDKLKAAAEEITAKGPGKADYVTVDLTAGDAADALVSASQDILGGVDILVNNTGGPPPGRMVDADMDVLAAQFDPMVLTVIKLTQKLVGPMRAQGWGRVITVASSGVIQPIPNLGLSNTLRSALVGWSKSMSNDVAADGVTVNMLLPGRIHTERVDELDTAASNRSGQSMDDVRAASRATIPAGRYGTVEEFAAVAAFLASVPASYVTGSLVRCDGGSIKSV
- a CDS encoding hypothetical protein (Segregation and condensation protein B-like), producing the protein MATPDPIDRELDDLAPDQRWREWMRRIEAVLFSSATPVERAELTRVVGQGVSVDLLIDDLNADLSTRPYELARVGGGWIMRTRPAYGPIIRAAARAGEQTVDLSDFDTAVLAAIAFHQPITREGLRDIFGKDISRDLIGRLHDQALIASGPRAPRRGAPYTFVTTDRFLSVFGMESLRDLPDREQLEDAGLVGPASG
- a CDS encoding Transposase, IS30 family, with translation MGAVYAQLSVKERVQIERWKLAKVPVREMARVLQRSKATIYREIKRNWFSDECLPGYDGYYGAAAHQKAANRRARQRKLIRHPQLRNQVVERIKNGWTPEQIGNRLIHEGATLRVCQETIYRYIYSQEGMAQELWWYLPEHRRARRPRRARKRRAPKFDRDVSILFRPDDVAHRREFGHWEGDLMLFKQSLGQTNVTSLVERVSRFTVLLKNANRRTKPVITKIVKAVRDLPVTGRRSITFDRGTEFVSWPHLQAQLGTQTWFCDPSSPWQKGTVENTNRRLRRWLPRQRDVAAMTELELKQLCDQLNNTPRKCLGWRTPAEVFREKMMEEIGRRPYRRR